One window from the genome of Sesamum indicum cultivar Zhongzhi No. 13 linkage group LG15, S_indicum_v1.0, whole genome shotgun sequence encodes:
- the LOC105177668 gene encoding phosphoglycerate mutase-like protein 4: MAASRDSVPSQYGNGGLIETIGPKYAEIVVIRHGETEWNADRRIQGQLDVNLSDIGRQQAFAVADRLSREPKISAVYSSDLKRAFDTAEIIAKSCRVLEVIKDLDLRERHCGALQGVLFPEAAKINPEAYKALQSDQDDLEIPGGGESFNQLYNRSTSALQRIAKKHRGDRVVVVSHGAAIEALHKRASPSENCHGKVRNASINVFHLSDEDEWSIKSWGDVSHLKQTEFLESVFGGDRKSG; encoded by the exons ATGGCCGCTTCAAG GGATTCTGTACCATCTCAATATGGGAACGGTGGACTGATCGAGACTATCGGCCCTAAATATGCAGAGATTGTTGTAATTCGCCACGGCGAGACGGAATGGAATGCTGATCGCAGAATCCAG gGGCAGCTGGATGTGAACTTAAGTGATATTGGGAGGCAGCAAGCGTTTGCG GTGGCTGACCGTCTTTCAAGGGAGCCTAAGATCTCCGCAGTCTATTCATCTGATTTAAAACGAGCATTCGACACTGCCGAGATAATAGCAAAGAGCTGTAGGGTGCTTGAG GTTATTAAAGATCTTGACTTGCGGGAAAGACATTGTGGAGCCCTTCAAGGTGTTCTTTTCCCTGAAGCAGCCAAAATTAATCCAGAGGCTTACAAAGCATTACAATCCGACCAAGATGATCTGGAAATTCCT GGTGGTGGAGAGAGCTTTAATCAACTATACAATCGTTCTACATCGGCTTTGCAAAGGATCGCAAAGAAACACAGAG GAGATAGAGTGGTTGTAGTATCACACGGTGCTGCCATAGAAGCACTTCACAAAAGGGCTTCTCCATCTGAAAACTGCCACGGTAAGGTAAGGAATGCATCCATCAATGTATTTCACTTGTCCGATGAGGACGAATGGAGCATCAAATCGTGGGGCGACGTGAGTCACCTCAAACAGACAGAATTTCTCGAGTCGGTTTTTGGTGGGGATAGAAAGTCTGGATAG